ATCAGGTattatattcataaaatattaatttagtTTATATGGTTCCATGTTTTCTACAATTCCGTCAAATGTATGATTCTCTTATAAACTACAACTTCAATGATCTTTTAATTAGTTCCAGCTAATGAGGGAAAAGCTTCTGTAACTGAAGAGATACATGCAGGTACATCAATTTCATTATCAGGTATGGTTTTtgctttcaatgaaaatcttaaaacttttattcattttgtatgTAAGAATTGTCATTAGACAATTTCTGACTTATTATCATCACTGATCATTATTACATATCAAGTATTGAGGTGTGTCAGCAaactttttctattatgaataaatgtaaaaatcaTTTGTCTATTTTCAGATCTCAATGATCCGACTCCGAGTACTCCGGCATTGCCACAGTCTCCAATGTGGAGGAGATCCCGTGAATTTAGAAATATCGACAATTTCCATCTTTCAAATTCGACACCAAGAAAGAAGAAATTGGTCGATATACTACGGAGAAAGGAGGATCAACTGCGGAAGGTGAAGGCTTTGTGCAGAAAAAGGAGTGCTGCTGTCAGTGATATCCTTGACATTTCGAATGAAAGGgttgtgaagaatatttttaaggATGTGCCATCACTGACAGCCAATTTGATGGTGTCTCAAATCAGAAACTATAAAGTGAAGAATGTTAAAGGAAGAAGATGGTCGCTGGAGGACAAAATATTGGCACTATCTCTCTTCAAGAGGAGTCCACGTTGCTACAATCTCCTCCGAAAATTTGCATCCCTACCATGCAAAAATACCATTCTTAATTTGCTGAAGAAGGTTCCTTTCAAAGTTGGCATaaaccaaaatatttttgaccaAATTGATCAAAATCTTCCCCAAGGTAAGGAAAGATGCTGTGTCCTTCTTTTTGATGAGATGGACATTAAAGAAGCTGTCCAGTACGATAGTAAGCAGCAACCGCACTTGGGGTACTTAGATCTGACATAAATTTTGAGGATCTAGGATGTCCTGATCATAAAAATCGCATAAGGGACATCATGACTGCTGCAATATGCAGGATTGGCATTCCTTGGTGGTGCAAAAGGAAGTGCGAAGAAGTAAAGTCAGATGCCAAAAAAAAGgcctatgaaaaaaaaattaaaaaattgcgaCATTCctgatttaatttatttttttacttcTCTTCGACCAGCTTTTGCATCATCACCCATTTCGATCGCCATTCTTGTCTACCTTTATGACCTTCATGGCtctaattttcatgtttttcaaaaatttcaaagtttaatgaattttatatgttctaatcttcaatttctatgtaccaattgtaataaattcttgGATTCACCAGCTATATATATATGTGTGTATGTCAATAAACATATTCTGCTGCAATATGTGGGATTGGCATTCCTTGGTGTTGCAAAAGGAAGTGCGAAGAAGTGAAGTCAGATGCAAAAAAAATGCTTCATTCctgatttaatttatttttttacttcTCTTCGACCAGCTTTTGCATCATCACCCATTTCG
This genomic stretch from Coccinella septempunctata chromosome 7, icCocSept1.1, whole genome shotgun sequence harbors:
- the LOC123317715 gene encoding uncharacterized protein LOC123317715, encoding MPWVISSSAANTLESMPSLINEEHAGTSGISTFPASVLADEVEPNTDEEHAAVSSTSTFPSSVPANEGKASVTEEIHADLNDPTPSTPALPQSPMWRRSREFRNIDNFHLSNSTPRKKKLVDILRRKEDQLRKVKALCRKRSAAVSDILDISNERVVKNIFKDVPSLTANLMVSQIRNYKVKNVKGRRWSLEDKILALSLFKRSPRCYNLLRKFASLPCKNTILNLLKKVPFKVGINQNIFDQIDQNLPQGKERCCVLLFDEMDIKEAVQYDSKQQPHLGYLDLT